A single Kwoniella bestiolae CBS 10118 chromosome 6, complete sequence DNA region contains:
- a CDS encoding aspartyl/glutamyl-tRNA(Asn/Gln) amidotransferase, B subunit encodes MIILSRWGFARPPILPFLSGSSRGYATTKKKVIQGEEEWETVIGLEIHAQLKTGRKLFSPASTSYGEVPNTNVNLHDAAFPGTLPVLDLHAVRLSLITALALNCRVNPRSTFDRKHYFYHDIPASYQITQHYNPLARNGRLPIIQGENNVKRTFDVGIHQLQIEQDTAKSQTVGENTLVDLNRAGTGLMEIVTEPDMRSAEEAGAFVRKLQGLLRRLGSGDGDMEKGNLRVDVNVSVHRHGTPFGTRCEIKNINSVRFLQAAIESERRRHIQHYLTSPNQPIKQETRGLNELTLETFSLRSKEEAMDYRYMPDSNLPAVVVDPIYLDKLRNDLPEMPWEVIKRLTETYGVQKRDVETLIGLDEYNFDGIRYYEDVIGVNGDKKIAKKAMNWIVHELLGQIGKLPPPWSPTLVPSTLMRDMILLIEDGKITGTTGKAIIKHLISTSSSTSNEEVKLEEVLSTLGIEINDETSSGGGGIEMQKLCEQAMANQPKSVVDYRKGNEKVLMRLVGEVMKLSKGRADARKVKEVLVELLK; translated from the exons ATGATCATACTATCCAGATGGGGCTTTGCCAGGCCGcccatccttccttttctcagCGGTAGCTCGAGAGGATACGCGACGACGAAGAAAAAGGTGAttcaaggtgaagaagaatgggagactGTTATAGGGCTGGAGATTCACGCTCAGCTCAAGACAGGTAGAAAGCTATTCTCAC CCGCATCAACTTCATACGGGGAGGTACCCAATACAAACGTCAATCTACATGATGCTGCGTTCCCTGGTACTTTGCCC GTGCTCGACCTACACGCCGTGAGATTATCATTGATAACGGCTCTAGCCCTGAACTGCCGAGTG AACCCCCGATCAACATTCGATAGGAAACATTACTTCTATCATGATATACCAGCTTCCTATCAGATAACACAACACTACA ATCCTCTAGCGCGTAACGGTAGATTGCCAATAATCCAAGGCGAAAACAACGTTAAGAGGACGTTCGACGTCGGTATACATCAACTTCAGAttgagcag GATACAGCTAAAAGCCAAACTGTTGGGGAAAATACCCTAGTCGATCTGAACAGAGCAGGAACAGGGTTGATGGAAATCGTCACCGAACCAGATATGAG ATCAGCAGAAGAAGCTGGAGCGTTCGTACGGAAATTACAAGGgttgttgagaaggttgggATCGGGCGATGGAGATATGGAAAAG GGTAATCTCAGAGTAGATGTCAACGTCTCTGTACATCGACATGGCACGCCTTTCGGAACGAGATGCGAAATCAAGAATATCAACTCGGTGAGGTTCCTACAGGCTGCCatag AATCAGAACGACGTAGACATATCCAACATTATCTGACATCTCCCAATCAGCCTATCAAACAAGAGACAAGGGGATTGAACGAATTGACGTTGGAGACATTTTCGCTGAGGTCAAAGGAGGAAGCGATGGATTATAGGTATATGCCTGATTCGAATTTACCTGCTGTTGTGGTTGATCCT ATCTACCTCGATAAGCTGAGAAACGATTTACCCGAGATGCCCTGGGAAGTGATCAAGAGATTGACGGAGACGTACGGCGTGCAGAAAAGGGACGTCGAAACCTTGATAGGATTAGATGAATACAATTTCGACGGTATAAGGTATTATGAGGATGTGATTGGCGTAAACGGGGATAAGAAGATAGCAAAGAAAGCTATGAACTG GATCGTCCACGAACTCCTAGGGCAGATAGGCAAACTCCCCCCCCCCTGGTCTCCCACCCTCGTCCCATCCACTCTCATGCGCGATATGATCCTGTTGATTGAAGATGGTAAGATCACGGGCACGACAGGAAAAGCAATAATCaagcatctcatctccacctcttcttcaacatcgaatgaagaggtgaaattggaagaagtaCTTTCGACATTAGGTATAGAGATCAACGATGAGACTTCCTCTGGAGGGGGTGGGATAGAGATGCAAAAGTTGTGCGAACAGGCTATGGCCAACCAACCTAAATCTGTAGTTGATTACAGGAAGGGAAACGAGAAGGTTctgatgaggttggtgggGGAGGTTATGAAATTGAGTAAAGGGAGGGCGGACGCtaggaaggtgaaagaggtgCTGGTGGAGTTGTTGAAGTAG